The following proteins come from a genomic window of Rutidosis leptorrhynchoides isolate AG116_Rl617_1_P2 chromosome 10, CSIRO_AGI_Rlap_v1, whole genome shotgun sequence:
- the LOC139871661 gene encoding pyridoxal 5'-phosphate synthase-like subunit PDX1.2, with the protein MADDCAVTLYNNNAISDPNKNNKNAFSVKVGLAQMLRGGAIVEVTSIDQAKIAESAGACCVIVSDSISSGSGISRMLDPAVIKQIQRAVGVPVMAKARVGHFVEAQILEAVEVDYIDENETIALADDANFINKHNFRVPFVCGCTNLGEGLRRVREGAAMIRTQGDRLKTGDIVETVRNVRSVMGKIRVLSNMDDDEVFTFAKEIGAPYDILAQTKQMGRLPVVHFASGGIVTPADAALMMQLGCDGVFVDSDVFDCYDPYKSVRAIVQAVRNYNDARILAKVSSGLNDLAASSSVGLNDVMAGLNVDENNGGSY; encoded by the coding sequence ATGGCCGACGATTGTGCAGTTACTCTATACAACAACAACGCTATATCCGATCCAAACAAGAACAACAAAAACGCCTTCTCAGTTAAAGTCGGTTTAGCTCAAATGCTTCGCGGCGGAGCAATTGTTGAGGTCACATCCATTGACCAAGCTAAGATCGCTGAATCCGCCGGAGCTTGTTGCGTTATTGTATCGGATTCGATAAGTTCCGGATCAGGAATTTCACGGATGCTAGATCCGGctgtaattaaacaaatccaacgcGCCGTTGGAGTTCCGGTGATGGCGAAGGCGCGTGTCGGTCATTTCGTTGAAGCTCAGATACTTGAAGCGGTTGAAGTTGATTACATTGATGAAAATGAAACGATAGCTCTTGCGGATGATGCGAATTTCATTAATAAGCATAATTTTAGGGTTCCGTTTGTTTGCGGTTGTACGAATTTAGGGGAAGGGTTGAGGAGAGTGAGAGAAGGTGCTGCGATGATTCGAACACAAGGCGATCGGTTAAAAACAGGCGATATTGTTGAAACTGTACGGAATGTTAGATCTGTAATGGggaaaattagggttttgagtaaTATGGATGATGATGAGGTGTTTACGTTTGCGAAAGAAATCGGTGCGCCGTATGATATTTTAGCACAGACTAAACAAATGGGAAGGCTTCCTGTTGTGCATTTTGCTTCTGGTGGTATTGTTACACCTGCAGATGCTGCATTGATGATGCAATTGGGTTGTGATGGTGTTTTTGTGGATTCGGATGTTTTCGATTGTTACGATCCGTATAAAAGTGTTAGGGCGATTGTGCAGGCGGTTAGAAACTATAATGATGCGCGTATTTTAGCGAAGGTGAGTTCGGGGTTGAATGATTTAGCTGCAAGCAGTAGTGTGGGGTTGAATGATGTAATGGCTGGGCTGAATGTTGATGAGAACAATGGAGGTAGTTATTGA